A genomic stretch from Maniola jurtina chromosome 26, ilManJurt1.1, whole genome shotgun sequence includes:
- the LOC123878693 gene encoding uncharacterized protein LOC123878693 isoform X1 has protein sequence MLDGMVHAEAGPVYYRDLVTSEANFRGLREFAHAWHRRRSCSEVRRGQRGRRGGEEVQGERADEEDSRSSIEEGSDISTEDERASTIAEVGNRRHHDRRRESAVLCRLPQKGESDRDRDKEMTEK, from the coding sequence ATGCTGGATGGGATGGTGCATGCGGAGGCGGGTCCGGTGTACTACCGGGACCTGGTCACTTCGGAGGCGAACTTTCGAGGACTGCGGGAGTTCGCACACGCGTGGCACAGGCGACGGAGCTGCTCAGAAGTCCGGCGAGGTCAGAGAGGGAGACGCGGAGGGGAGGAAGTCCAGGGGGAGCGCGCCGATGAGGAGGACTCGAGGAGCAGCATCGAGGAGGGGAGCGACATCAGCACGGAGGATGAACGCGCGAGTACTATAGCGGAAGTGGGAAACAGGAGACACCACGATCGGCGACGGGAATCCGCTGTGTTGTGCCGTCTGCCCCAGAAAGGGGAGAGTGACCGCGATAGGGACAAGGAGATGACAGAGaaataa